CTCGCCGAGCGGCCCCGGACCTCGCCGCGGCCGGTTTGCGCGACCGCGGTGGCTTCGTGAAGCTACCTGCCGAGGTGTGCCGAGGGGACACCACGATTCCGGAGTCCACGAGCCGACGCGCACGCTGCTGGCGGAGTCGGAGACGAACGGCCGCGGATCATCCACCGGCTTGCGGATCACGTCGAACGCGCGCGCCGGGGCGTCGTGACGCCGCCGTGATGCCGATGTGATCACACTGGGACGCGCGCGGCCCGGTTTGTGATGCGGCAGTGACCGGCGCGGTGGCACGTTTTGTGTCATGAGCGTCTGGGCCATCCCGATCCTCACCTCGGCGGCACGCCGGTCGCCGGTCACGCGCCGGCGCGCGCTGGGCGGGCGGCCCGGCCGCAGCCGCGCGGGCCTCTTCGCCTGGGCGTATCCCGGCGTGGGCTCGGGCGTCTACCTCGCGGTCGGCCTCGTCGCGGCGCACGGGCTCGGGATGACGCCCGTCGCGCTGCTCGTCGCCGGCGTCGTCTTCGCGGCGGCCGCGTTCGCCTACGCCGAGGGCATGTCGATGTTCCCCGACGCGGGCGGTTCCGCCGCGCTCGCCCGGCACGCCTTCGACGAGCTCGCGAGCTTCGTCACCGGCTGGGCGACCTGCATCGGGCTCGTCGCCGCCGCGGCACTCGCGGCCCTCTTCTCCGTCCAATACCTGAGCGTCTTCTGGTTGCCGCTCGCGTCGGGCCGGTGGGCCGTGGCCGGGGCGGTGGTCGTGCTTTGCGCCGTCACCACGGCCGCGATCCTCGGAGTGGAGCGATCCCGCCGGCTCGACGGCGTGGTCGGCGTCGTCGATGCCGGCGTCCAGCTCCTGCTCGTGCTGGTCGGAATGGTGTTCGTGTTCCACCCCGAGCACCTCCGTGCCTCCCTCGAGCCGGGATCGGCGCCGTCCGCCCGGCAGCTCGGGCTGGCGGCTGCCATCGCCATCGTCGCCTTCGCGGGGATGGAGTCGATCGGCGACCTCCCAGGCGAGGCCCGCGACCCGGTTCGCGACGTCCGCCCCGTGACGGGCGCTCTGCTGGCCTCCACGCCCCTGATGGCCGTCGCGCTCGCGCTCGTCGGCCTCATGGCGATGCCCGTCGTGCCCCGGGGCCCCGCCGGAGCGACCACGCGGCTGGCTCAAGTCCCGCCGAGCGGATACCGCAACTTCCCGATGCTCGGGATCGTGAACGCGGTCCCGCTCTCGGTCGTCGCGAGGGGGCTGCAGTATCTAATCGGCCTGCTCGTGGCCGTGATGCTCGTCGCGTTCGCGAGCGCGGCGCTTCGGCGCTGCGGGCGTCTCGCCCGCTGGCTCGGAGAGCACAACCAACTGCCCCGCGGCGCGGCCGCGCTCCACCCCGAGCACCAGACGCCGTATCTGGCGCTCGGTGCGTCCGGCGCGGCCGCGCTCGCGCTCGTCATCGGGGAGGCCGCGGGCGGCGGCCTCGACCTGCTCGCCGGCATCTGGGCCTACGCGGCCCTGATGGCGCTCACGCTCGTCCAGCTGGCCGTGATCGCCCTGCGGCGGAGCGAGCCGGGCCGCTACCGGCCGTTCGCGACGCCGATCGCCGTGCCGATCGCCGGGGGCCTCGCCACTGCTGCCGGGTGGGTCACGCTCGTCGTCCTCGACGGGAGCGCCCGCGACGTCGCGACGGCGTCTGTCGTCGGCGGCCTGGCCGGCTACTGCGCCTATCGCCGCCATCGCGGGCTCTCGCTCACGGAGCGCACCCGAGCCGAGGGCGTGACGCCGGCGAAGCCCGGGATCGAGGTCGAGTTCCAGACGATGCTGGTCCCCGTCAACACGGCCGACCGGGATCTCCCGAGCGACGTGATCGAGGTGGCCCTGCACCTCGCCGCCGAGCGGCGGGCGTGGCTCGTCGTCCTCGCCTTCACCGAGATCCCGCTCGGCGAGGAGATGGACATGGACATCCAGGGGCTGGACGGGTGCGTCGAGCGTCTCGCCGCCGGCGCCCGGGCGATCGGCGAGCGGCACGGCATCCGCGTGCATACCACCCACCTGCGCACCCGCGACGCCGCCGAGACGATCCTCGCCGAGGCGGCGCGGCGGGAGTCGCAGCTAATCCTGCTGCGCACCCCGAGCCCCGAGCGGACGGCGCGGCGCCAGGCCGCCTACAACCACGTCGTGCGCCGGATCGTTGCCGAGGCGACCCAGCGGGTGATGGTCGTCCGCACGGAGGCGGTTCGGGCATGAGAGGCCAGCTGCTCGTCGTCTGCACGGACACCCGGATCGAGCCGGCGGTCCTCGGCGAAGCCCTGACGCAGGCGCTCGCGCGCGATCCGGCGGGCAACAACGTGGTGCGGGTGCTGATCCCGGCGGTGTTCCCGCCGACGCTCCCGGTTAGCGCGTGGCCCCCGGGGATGGCGCAACGGCTCGAGCGGCTGCGGGAGGCTGCCGATGCCGTCGTGGCGGCCGGACGCGCGCCCGGGCGCGTCGAGATCGCGGCCTGCCGCAGCGTCGCCGACCTGCTCGCAGCGGCCTGGCCGGTCGCCGCCCTCGTGCTGGTCGGCCGGGCGCGGTGGCGCGTACGCCGCGCCGCGCGCGGCCTCGCCACCGACATCGTCGTCGTGCAGTCGCGGAAGTCCCGGCGGCGCGGGCCGCTGCCGGCGTCGCGGCCGAAGGTGATCCCGCAGTAGCCATGGCGATCACCGATCCCCGAGCGACGGTACCGGGCACGGCGGCGCCCGCGGAGACGCGGCCTGACGGGCCCGCGCACCGCGACGACGCCCATCCCGGCGCGCATGGCGCGACGCCGTGGGGCACGCTCGCCCTCTCGCTGGGCGCGCTCGGCGTGGTCTACGGCGACGTCGGCACGAGCCCGCTCTACACGGTCCAGCTGATCTTCACCGGCGACCATCCGATGGCGCCGTCGCCGGTGCGGGTGTACGGCGCCCTCTCGCTGATCTTCTGGGCGCTGACGCTAATCGTGACCCTGAAGTACGTGCTCCTGATCCTGCGGGTCGACAACCACGGCGAGGGCGGGATCATGGCGCTCGTGGCGCTGATCGAGCGGGTCGTCAAGTCGCGGCGCAAGACGGGGCTCGTGATCGTCGGCGTGCTCGGCGCCTCGCTGTTCTACGGAGACGGCATGCTGACGCCGGCGATCTCGGTCGTCTCGGCCGTGTCAGGGCTCAAGGTCGCGTCACCGGCGCTGGCGGCCCAGATCGTGCCCTTCTCGCTCGTGATCCTGACGATCCTTTTCGTCCTTCAGCGGTTCGGCACGGGCGCCGTCGGCGGGCTCTTCGGGCCCGTGATGGTCGTCTGGTTCCTGGTCATCGGGGCGATCGGACTGAAGGAGGTGGCCGCGAACCCGGGCATCCTGCGCGCCGTCTCGCCGACCTACGCCGGCCAGTTCATCGCCGACGACCCGGTGATGGCCTTCTTCGCGCTCGCGTCGGTGTTCCTGGCGCTGACTGGCGCCGAGGCGATCTACGCGGACATGGGGCATTTCGGCCGCAAGGCCATCACACGCGCCTGGCTCTTTCTCGCCTTCCCGGCCGTGCTCCTGAACTACGCGGGCCAGGGCGCCCTGATCCTGGCCCATCCGAGCACCATCGTGAACCCGTTCTTCCTGCTCGTCCCGGGCGGCCAGACCGGCCAGAAGGCGATGGTCGTGCTGGCGACGATCGCGACCGTGATCGCCTCGCAGGCGGTCATCTCGGGCGCGTTCTCGGTGACGCAGCAGGTGATCCAGCTCGGCTTCCTGCCGCGGATGAGCATCCGCCACACCTCGAGGAAGATCCAGGGCCAGATCTACATCCCGATGGTCAACTGGATGCTGCTCGTGGCCGTGGTCGTGCTCGTGCTCACCTTCCGCTCGCCCACGGGCCTCGCCAACGCCTATGGCATCGCGCTCAGCGCCATCTTCGCCACGAACACCTTCCTCGCCTTCGTCGTCTTCCGGACGCTGTGGCGCAAGCCGCTGCGGCTCGTCATCCCCGGGGCGGTGCTCTTCATGACCGTCGAGCTCGTGTTCTTCTT
The Gaiellales bacterium DNA segment above includes these coding regions:
- a CDS encoding KUP/HAK/KT family potassium transporter, whose amino-acid sequence is MAITDPRATVPGTAAPAETRPDGPAHRDDAHPGAHGATPWGTLALSLGALGVVYGDVGTSPLYTVQLIFTGDHPMAPSPVRVYGALSLIFWALTLIVTLKYVLLILRVDNHGEGGIMALVALIERVVKSRRKTGLVIVGVLGASLFYGDGMLTPAISVVSAVSGLKVASPALAAQIVPFSLVILTILFVLQRFGTGAVGGLFGPVMVVWFLVIGAIGLKEVAANPGILRAVSPTYAGQFIADDPVMAFFALASVFLALTGAEAIYADMGHFGRKAITRAWLFLAFPAVLLNYAGQGALILAHPSTIVNPFFLLVPGGQTGQKAMVVLATIATVIASQAVISGAFSVTQQVIQLGFLPRMSIRHTSRKIQGQIYIPMVNWMLLVAVVVLVLTFRSPTGLANAYGIALSAIFATNTFLAFVVFRTLWRKPLRLVIPGAVLFMTVELVFFFANLTKVMSGGWFPLAVGTVFFTILTTWHRGRRLLARAVREGRVPMRRYLNRMIDEQPPRVPGTAVFLTSSLDTVPTALLRNTDHNGIVHQHVVLLKVQMVGVPHVDDDARIVIEPLRLGFVALTARYGYQDEPDVAAALALARTRGLDIDLDDASYYVDHVTVLVNGSARMARWRKHLFTALHRNATPVARSYNIPPERVVEVGGYVEL
- a CDS encoding amino acid permease, coding for MSVWAIPILTSAARRSPVTRRRALGGRPGRSRAGLFAWAYPGVGSGVYLAVGLVAAHGLGMTPVALLVAGVVFAAAAFAYAEGMSMFPDAGGSAALARHAFDELASFVTGWATCIGLVAAAALAALFSVQYLSVFWLPLASGRWAVAGAVVVLCAVTTAAILGVERSRRLDGVVGVVDAGVQLLLVLVGMVFVFHPEHLRASLEPGSAPSARQLGLAAAIAIVAFAGMESIGDLPGEARDPVRDVRPVTGALLASTPLMAVALALVGLMAMPVVPRGPAGATTRLAQVPPSGYRNFPMLGIVNAVPLSVVARGLQYLIGLLVAVMLVAFASAALRRCGRLARWLGEHNQLPRGAAALHPEHQTPYLALGASGAAALALVIGEAAGGGLDLLAGIWAYAALMALTLVQLAVIALRRSEPGRYRPFATPIAVPIAGGLATAAGWVTLVVLDGSARDVATASVVGGLAGYCAYRRHRGLSLTERTRAEGVTPAKPGIEVEFQTMLVPVNTADRDLPSDVIEVALHLAAERRAWLVVLAFTEIPLGEEMDMDIQGLDGCVERLAAGARAIGERHGIRVHTTHLRTRDAAETILAEAARRESQLILLRTPSPERTARRQAAYNHVVRRIVAEATQRVMVVRTEAVRA